From the Prunus dulcis chromosome 4, ALMONDv2, whole genome shotgun sequence genome, one window contains:
- the LOC117626358 gene encoding mitochondrial fission 1 protein A-like, whose product MAANVGKFFESVGNFFSGGDQIPWCDRDVIAGCEREVSDAQKGSSDEFFKECIMRLSWALVHSRQPEDVQRGIAMLEASVAEANANASPLQLREKLYLLAVGYYRIGDHSRSRELVEQCLMIAPDWRQALTLKKMNEDKIKRDGAIGIGIAATAVGLIAGGIAAAVARKK is encoded by the exons ATGGCAGCGAATGTTGGGAAATTCTTCGAGTCGGTTGGCAACTTCTTCTCCGGTGGCGATCAGATCCCATGGTGCGACCGTGACGTCATCGCT GGTTGTGAAAGGGAGGTTTCTGATGCTCAGAAAGGTTCCTctgatgaattttttaaagaatgtATCATGCGATTATCATGGGCTCTTGTTCATTCAAGACAGCCAGAAGATGTGCAACGTGGGATAGCAATGCTTGAAG CCTCTGTGGCTGAAGCTAATGCTAATGCCAGCCCTCTGCAGTTGAGAGAGAAGCTGTATCTTCTTGCCGTTGGGTATTACAGAATTGGTGACCATTCTAGGAGTAGGGAACTTGTGGAACAGTGTTTGATg ATTGCACCTGATTGGAGGCAGGCACTGACCcttaagaaaatgaatgaagaCAAGATCAAAAGAG ATGGCGCGATTGGCATAGGTATTGCCGCAACTGCTGTTGGACTCATTGCTGGTGGAATTGCAGCAGCTGTGGCTCGCAAGAAGTGA